GGAAGTGGCATTTATCTTCAGTGAGTGCTCTGGAATGTAAGTAAGACCTGCGAATTTCGACAGAAGCAGATAGATTGAATCTTTAAGTCTCAGCCATCTGAATCCAATGGCAAGACAGAGGACAGCTACATAATATAGTACAAGTATACTCGATCTTCACATCAACACTTACCAAGAAGTTCCCAACAGTAATAGTAGATGCTAAGCAAATGTTAAGCAGGCGACAAGAGGCACCTGATAAATGAATGACACCACTGCAAAGACTTATACCTACCCATACAGTGCTATTTGCTTTCCACACAAGATTCCTGAAGTCTGGTTATTAAGCAACGTGCCCTATCCAGACATGCTAACAATTGTACAGCCAAACACAAAGTAAAGGTGCCATAATGGCCAAGTTATGCTTTCTTTTGGACAACCCATGCatcaaaaggcaagaagagagtgAGATAATGAAGTTACCTTTCTCCTTCACATCAATCTGCAGAGTATCTAATGTAATTATACCATCAGTCAAAGGAAGTAGTTCAAGTTTGATGGTTGCTGTTGTTTGAGAAGGTACACACCTGAGATTAGAGTGAGGACTCTTTCAATCACCACTGTGACAGATAATGGGAAGAAATAAAGTAGAAGCGTATTAAAGGATTACCCCAATGGAACTCTACTATGCAGCCACAAATGTGTACAACCAAAACCAGAAGTTGACATAGCATCTGATACTGGGGAAGCCTGCTCATTAAAAGGGACTAATTTGGTTTCACCGTGAACATCGCTCTTATTTTCTAATGAAGGAGCCACTGCACTTAACTTCTGCATTGTAGAGCCATGTGCGTGACTGCTGTATTTTCCAGCAACTTCAGAAAGCCCTAAAAATGGGCTGATAGGTGATGAGGGTGAGGAATTCAAAGAGAGTACAGAAGGAGGTGAAGTAAATGAAGCTGGTGCAAGAATTGTCATAGTTAGATCTTCTGATGTCAAGTTTGAGGCCTGGAGTGTTAGAACCTGGAATTGGAATAACTCAGGTAAGTATTGACAAAGTGTTGATTCAATAAAGAGTTCCTCATACTAAGTCACACCTGCACAGGAAGCTGCGAAACCATGCCGTTTGGTCCAGGACATTCTCTCGATATTTCAGAAGCAACAGAGATCATGATATCCCTCGAGATACGGGGTCGCCAGCTTGTCGGCTGCTTGAAAAATAATCTTGATTCTGCATCGAGCAcataaaatatgcaaaagaaaaggaagttcaaATAAACGAATCAGTTAAAATTTCGACAAGAGTTTGAGAAGCAAAAtcaatcagaatgcatgataaGTACCAGTGTGGTTGCAGTGACATGATACCATTACTGCATAGTTATCAGATGCCAAAGGACTGCTCTTCCCTTCTATAATTTTAGAGGAAACACGCAGAGTAGATGCAGTTCCGCCCATAAGCTGTGACGACTGAGTACCTTTTCGATCCTGAGCACTAAACTTCTTCCACGCGGAAATTGCTGGTTTAAGAATAAAAGAGTGCTCTTCACCTCTCCTGTAATGAAAATCATTGACCCTACATAAGGGGATCGGACTACAGATCTATAAAAAAGTAGTAATTTGAATGAAAAGCATCAGCGCTTACCCAAATCTGCATGTTAAAAACCTTACATCATCAtttaaccccaaaaaaaaaaaaaaaaaaaatttgcagtatttaaattttatttaatctgCTGACATTTCATTTTCCGAAAAAAGAGGTCTTAAGTATTCTCACTTGCATGACCAGATTAGTATGGTGAAACTTGAAAGAGTCTGAAAGCCAATATTTCATTAAACCAGACACAGCTGAAACAATCAAGGGTCCACATGCTAGTTCAAACCCCCCTGAGAGTTTGAACCAACAAGCCATATTTCATATTGTTGTCTTTGTATTGCATCAAGAGAAATGACACCAGATGCAATCTCACTGTAAGTTTGGTGCCATGGTGGTTCAAAGGGAAGAGCAAGCCCACATTGCAGCCGACCAGATAgggaaaattaatttgcaatggCAGTAAGGTGATCCTTTGATAGAAAATATAGCAGCTCTATCAATGGAGCACTAGCCTCGGTTGAATCTACGTCAGCAGATCAAGGGTTCTTGCCTATTCTGAGCCCATTTCTTCTCTGAACTGAAACTACCTACGTGAACAAGTAGAAAAAGTTTTGATCCAGTTTGACCTGTCAAAAATGTTCCATGGCCCCAAGGTACCCTAGATGACAACCTTGTTGCCAGCATAGGCATCTCTTTGGCTATCTACTAATGATCCGCACAACTTATCAGTCAAAATTATTTGACTGAATGCGCATTActtcaatgaaaaatgtgagaCAAGCTTAAAAAGCCACAAAGCATTTCTGCCTGCTATCACTTAGGACCTGTTTCTTTTCACTCCCGAGAACAACTtattctgttcttttgttcctgggaacaaaaaataaatagaaattcatttggtaaattttttgttccccatttgaaacaaaatcaagaagcagaaaaaagtaacttcttgtttctgggaacaattcttagaatctaatttttttcttctctcctctcttctcttttcttcttctctttccttttcttcttcttcctattgGCTGGCAACACTGGGCGACAGCGAGGCTCATCAgcttgagcctcaccgtggctgggcaaggcttggcctcaccttgcccagcgaggtcaacctcgcctagatctggcgaggaaTCTAGAGGTGGCCCAGTGAGGTCGACCTTGCGCCACCTAGGCAAGGTCAAGGCTCGCCGGTGGCCTGGCGAGACTCGCTTGGCCATCGGCAAGGCTTGGCTTCacccagatctggtgaggccgagGCTTACTCTAACCAGGCAAGCTCGCCAAACCTCACAACCAGCAACAAAGGAGGAGGAacgagaagagaaaaataagaaaatataataaaagtattaaaaaattttaaaaataaaaatcttaccaaacgtatttctatcctacaagtagaaattttgtggagttaccaaacgtgttcttttgctcaaaaattgttcccaagaacagaatcggaaaaaatcatttctgataaaaaattgttccctaaaACAGAATTGTTACCAAAGGCGTCCTTAGTGAGTAAGCAGAATCTTTCTTTCCAGCATGCACTTTTCTTTTAGAGCACACACAAGAGCATTATTGagaataataggtttaggaatcCTACAAGACAAGTTCTCTTCTAAATAGCAGATTCACTTATAATTTGCGCCAATTGCAAAAAGGATATGACCATCACAGAAAAGCTATGACCACAAGAAATTAATGACACAAAAAGATAGGTGTTGTGAGGAAAACCTGAGAGCTAAATTTGGCAAACTATGCTCATCTCCAGCTTCAATAGATGCAATGGGTAAGGATTGTGGGGGTCCACCTTTCACAGCCTCCTCAAGCACAATTGTTATAGCATCTATATACACCACAACATCTGGTACATGTGCTGGAGTAACATTCTGCAGTTGTAGTCACAACTTTAGTGAGTCCAGCATTAGCATAGAATCCTCCAACTCATATGATTTCAAAAAACATATCACAAAATATCCAGTTGTCTATAACATGATTCAGTAAGAGGCAGAGGTTACACCTTTATCTGCACACAAAGGAGGTCATCAGTGTTGCAGTCAGCACCAAAAGAGTGAATCTCAATGGgttgaataatttcaagtttcCTCCTCCACCTTCTTCCTGGTATATATACACCCTCTAGCCCACAACAAACAGAAAATCTCTCTGGTTCCAGTGAGACACCTCTAAATGATAAAAGTTCCTCTTTACCAGTCTTTTGGTTCTTCACGGAGTTTTGGTATGAGAAACGATCccaatcttcaagttcaaatttTGGCTTAGAGCTAGGTGTTGTGACAGGTGCTGGTGATGGTACAGCAGTTTGGGGAAGTGCAGACATAGAGTAGCTTCTAAAATTGCCAAAAGAGAAGAGCTGAGAGCCAGAGGTGCCTGCAAGGTTGGGCCTTTGAGGTGCACTGCCAATTCCAGGATTGGTGGTTAAAGGTGTGGGTGATAATGAACGAGCTGGTGGTGGAGAAAGAGTATTGTCCAAGGGAAGCAACCAAGTCAATAGCTCCCCACAAGGTTCCTGATTTGCTTGAAGGACATCATCCCTGCTATGGGAAGACACATTGTTGGTCTGATGCTTCTCAAATTGAAGAATCTCGAGGACAGGATCTTCTGACAAATTAATGCCAACATTCACCTGGAGAAGAACCTGCATCCTTCCAAAGAAGAAACAGGATGAAAATGACCAATTGAACTAGCTAGTTTCGGTAGTTAATCTATCCAGTATGTCATATACGATGCTGACAATAAATCACAGGTACAGATTCCACAAGTTCTAGCGTAAGTTGGAGGTCGGCGCACACCATGACAATGATAACACTAAAAGAAAAGCCTTCCTGTGTATGTTTCAGGAAAAGTTAGTCAGGATCATTGTGTGGGGTAATGAAGGGTCGAAATTTTTTGACTAGAGAGGGGGAGAAGCAGATTGCATAGGTGCTAACCATTCTGGTGCTACTATAATTCATGTTAGCATAAAATGGAAGTAAGGAATTATAGTGGAGAGGCATGTCACCCACACAAAACATGGTTTATGATCTCAAAGGCCCTAAAAAAATCAAGTCTGACAGCCAATCTTTGAATCAAAGGACGTCTTATCATGCTTTGGACTTGAATGAAGCTTGGTTTGACGGGATGACCATCCAGGTAGAGACGTAATTCCCAT
The nucleotide sequence above comes from Eucalyptus grandis isolate ANBG69807.140 chromosome 2, ASM1654582v1, whole genome shotgun sequence. Encoded proteins:
- the LOC104433602 gene encoding uncharacterized protein LOC104433602 isoform X1; protein product: MNFLLRQSPTVAAEQPSVNGSNIDTHKMSRSVTTLEGLIAEDPPPIDSAEDSGGVAAKYEDVSIVGSDTSGDASLMGKHLDVSEEDGWITIPSKKLPENWNDAPDIHSLRSLDRSFVFPGEQIHVLACLSANEQDMEIITPFKVAALMSKNGIGQGEKKVNGLLGNGASAVSDNAEVHADGQDTEQNGVNPLNGNSDTQKNFSAGESLLRMEDQKRKTETLLQKFKSSHFFVRISESNEMLWSKSSVKDDQSSTANERSVAKDMSRLNAIIDKGNFDANVSGGVARNTVQCHSLANGDVVVLLQVNVGINLSEDPVLEILQFEKHQTNNVSSHSRDDVLQANQEPCGELLTWLLPLDNTLSPPPARSLSPTPLTTNPGIGSAPQRPNLAGTSGSQLFSFGNFRSYSMSALPQTAVPSPAPVTTPSSKPKFELEDWDRFSYQNSVKNQKTGKEELLSFRGVSLEPERFSVCCGLEGVYIPGRRWRRKLEIIQPIEIHSFGADCNTDDLLCVQIKNVTPAHVPDVVVYIDAITIVLEEAVKGGPPQSLPIASIEAGDEHSLPNLALRRGEEHSFILKPAISAWKKFSAQDRKGTQSSQLMGGTASTLRVSSKIIEGKSSPLASDNYAVMVSCHCNHTESRLFFKQPTSWRPRISRDIMISVASEISRECPGPNGMVSQLPVQVLTLQASNLTSEDLTMTILAPASFTSPPSVLSLNSSPSSPISPFLGLSEVAGKYSSHAHGSTMQKLSAVAPSLENKSDVHGETKLVPFNEQASPVSDAMSTSGFGCTHLWLHSRVPLGCVPSQTTATIKLELLPLTDGIITLDTLQIDVKEKGLTYIPEHSLKINATSSISTGII
- the LOC104433602 gene encoding uncharacterized protein LOC104433602 isoform X2 codes for the protein MEIITPFKVAALMSKNGIGQGEKKVNGLLGNGASAVSDNAEVHADGQDTEQNGVNPLNGNSDTQKNFSAGESLLRMEDQKRKTETLLQKFKSSHFFVRISESNEMLWSKSSVKDDQSSTANERSVAKDMSRLNAIIDKGNFDANVSGGVARNTVQCHSLANGDVVVLLQVNVGINLSEDPVLEILQFEKHQTNNVSSHSRDDVLQANQEPCGELLTWLLPLDNTLSPPPARSLSPTPLTTNPGIGSAPQRPNLAGTSGSQLFSFGNFRSYSMSALPQTAVPSPAPVTTPSSKPKFELEDWDRFSYQNSVKNQKTGKEELLSFRGVSLEPERFSVCCGLEGVYIPGRRWRRKLEIIQPIEIHSFGADCNTDDLLCVQIKNVTPAHVPDVVVYIDAITIVLEEAVKGGPPQSLPIASIEAGDEHSLPNLALRRGEEHSFILKPAISAWKKFSAQDRKGTQSSQLMGGTASTLRVSSKIIEGKSSPLASDNYAVMVSCHCNHTESRLFFKQPTSWRPRISRDIMISVASEISRECPGPNGMVSQLPVQVLTLQASNLTSEDLTMTILAPASFTSPPSVLSLNSSPSSPISPFLGLSEVAGKYSSHAHGSTMQKLSAVAPSLENKSDVHGETKLVPFNEQASPVSDAMSTSGFGCTHLWLHSRVPLGCVPSQTTATIKLELLPLTDGIITLDTLQIDVKEKGLTYIPEHSLKINATSSISTGII